A region of Piscinibacter gummiphilus DNA encodes the following proteins:
- a CDS encoding RCC1 domain-containing protein has translation MVTSFRSTPATLLAWGANRTGQVTGRPGPDVLRPEPVPGLPPVVAVTGNGTAALALDADGQVWGWGLGMHGLPGRRIGAAEGCGLDGGLVTEPELAVCPPARIEGLADIVDVTMHADNAWVRDRAGRVWCWGSPHHQARPSDAGPQPVDGLPPVVQLATDPQSGTVYARDADGGLWSWGGGWEGELGRGKRRADLVPGRVELPAPVRTIAAAPSACLALLVDGRVHGWGHSESEIGFLPPTAKTLRVMAPVRVEGIDAVEHLWLGGGVLAIYRTATGDTFTAGIGTDRLYPADPVPRGLVRRLDLDRFAHFVLGRQCGFAVESSGAVWSFGHAQCGALGDGTPDLDEVRGLARVPLDLAPAFSAFHTAYGFARA, from the coding sequence ATGGTGACATCGTTTCGTTCGACCCCCGCCACGCTGCTCGCCTGGGGCGCCAACAGGACGGGGCAGGTCACCGGCCGTCCCGGGCCCGACGTGCTCCGGCCCGAGCCGGTGCCCGGACTGCCGCCCGTGGTCGCGGTCACCGGCAACGGGACCGCGGCACTCGCGCTGGATGCTGACGGGCAGGTGTGGGGATGGGGCCTCGGCATGCACGGCCTGCCCGGCCGGCGGATCGGCGCGGCCGAGGGCTGCGGGCTCGATGGCGGCCTGGTCACCGAACCCGAACTGGCCGTGTGTCCGCCGGCCCGCATCGAGGGGCTGGCCGACATCGTCGACGTCACGATGCACGCCGACAACGCCTGGGTGCGCGACCGCGCCGGGCGCGTGTGGTGCTGGGGCAGTCCACACCACCAGGCACGCCCGAGCGACGCCGGTCCGCAGCCCGTGGATGGCCTGCCACCGGTGGTGCAGCTGGCCACCGACCCCCAGTCCGGCACGGTGTATGCGCGGGACGCCGACGGTGGCCTCTGGTCCTGGGGCGGCGGCTGGGAGGGCGAACTGGGCCGCGGCAAACGCCGGGCCGACCTCGTGCCAGGCCGCGTCGAGTTGCCCGCCCCGGTTCGCACGATCGCCGCGGCGCCCAGCGCCTGCCTCGCACTGCTGGTCGACGGCCGTGTCCACGGCTGGGGGCACAGCGAGTCGGAGATCGGTTTCCTCCCGCCCACCGCGAAGACGCTGCGCGTGATGGCGCCGGTGCGTGTCGAAGGCATCGACGCCGTCGAACACCTCTGGCTCGGCGGCGGCGTGCTGGCGATCTACCGCACGGCCACGGGCGACACCTTCACCGCCGGCATCGGCACCGACCGGCTGTACCCGGCCGACCCGGTGCCGCGAGGCCTCGTGCGACGCCTGGACCTCGACCGCTTCGCGCACTTCGTGCTCGGCCGCCAGTGCGGGTTCGCGGTGGAGTCGAGCGGCGCCGTGTGGAGCTTCGGCCACGCGCAGTGCGGGGCGTTGGGCGACGGCACACCGGACCTCGACGAGGTGCGGGGCCTGGCCCGGGTGCCGCTGGACCTCGCCCCCGCCTTCTCGGCCTTCCACACGGCCTACGGGTTTGCCCGTGCCTGA
- a CDS encoding family 2A encapsulin nanocompartment cargo protein cysteine desulfurase, whose amino-acid sequence MPPGAPDPAAIARLAGELFAALPGRSAAGGVPVPSNPQPPGLSLPPGAAGPATPSVVPFGALAPGANLVPTSPQPPANVAAQAPSLVPHAQAPNHVPDDVLGAAPAYDGRVGSHATGLPPLDLPGARETSGPFYFLQDTGIPEAPLPAAPGGFYFVDTTSARTHTGREIPQGPASAHPPFDVNAVRRDFPILRERVNGRPLVWFDNAATTHKPQSVIDRIAHFYAHENSNIHRAAHALAARATDAYEKARETVRRFIGASSTEEIIFVRGTTEAINLVAKSWGARNVGPGDEIIVSHLEHHANIVPWQQLAAEKGAKIRVIPVDDSGQVLLDEYRKLLNDRTKIVSVTQVSNALGTVVPVKEIVDLAHRAGARALVDGAQSVSHMKVDVQSLGADFFVFSGHKIFGPTGIGVVYGKRDVLEDMPPWQGGGNMIADVTFERTVYHAPPTRFEAGTGNIADAVGLGAALEYVERIGIENIGRYEHQLLGYATHHVKPIPGVRLVGTAADKASVLSFVLDGYTTEQVGQALNEEGIAVRTGHHCAQPILRRFGLETTVRPSLAFYNTCEEVDRLVAVVKRLSGNRR is encoded by the coding sequence TTGCCGCCGGGCGCGCCGGACCCGGCCGCCATCGCGCGGCTGGCCGGTGAACTGTTCGCCGCGCTGCCGGGCCGCAGCGCCGCCGGTGGTGTGCCGGTGCCCTCCAACCCGCAACCCCCGGGCCTGTCGCTGCCGCCGGGCGCCGCCGGGCCGGCCACGCCGTCCGTGGTGCCGTTCGGCGCACTGGCCCCGGGCGCGAACCTCGTGCCGACGTCGCCGCAGCCGCCCGCGAACGTCGCCGCGCAGGCGCCGTCTCTGGTGCCGCACGCGCAGGCACCGAACCACGTGCCCGACGACGTGCTCGGCGCGGCGCCGGCCTACGACGGCCGCGTGGGCAGCCATGCCACCGGACTGCCGCCGCTGGACCTGCCGGGTGCACGCGAGACCTCGGGCCCGTTCTACTTCCTGCAGGACACGGGCATTCCGGAAGCGCCGCTGCCCGCCGCGCCGGGCGGCTTCTACTTCGTGGACACCACGTCGGCCCGCACCCACACGGGCCGCGAGATCCCGCAGGGGCCCGCGTCGGCCCATCCGCCGTTCGACGTGAACGCCGTGCGCCGCGACTTCCCGATCCTGCGGGAGCGCGTGAACGGCCGTCCGCTGGTGTGGTTCGACAACGCAGCCACCACGCACAAGCCGCAGTCGGTCATCGACCGCATCGCGCATTTCTACGCGCACGAGAACTCGAACATCCACCGCGCGGCCCACGCGCTGGCGGCCCGGGCCACCGACGCGTACGAGAAGGCGCGCGAGACGGTGCGCCGGTTCATCGGCGCGTCCTCCACGGAGGAGATCATCTTCGTGCGCGGCACCACCGAGGCCATCAACCTCGTGGCCAAGAGCTGGGGCGCCAGGAACGTCGGGCCGGGCGACGAGATCATCGTGTCCCACCTGGAACATCACGCCAACATCGTGCCGTGGCAGCAGCTCGCGGCCGAGAAGGGCGCGAAGATCCGCGTGATCCCGGTGGACGACTCGGGGCAAGTCCTCCTGGATGAGTACCGGAAGCTCCTGAACGACCGCACGAAGATCGTCTCGGTGACGCAGGTCTCGAACGCGCTCGGCACCGTGGTGCCGGTCAAGGAGATCGTGGACCTGGCACACCGCGCCGGCGCCCGTGCGCTGGTGGACGGCGCGCAGTCGGTCTCGCACATGAAGGTGGACGTGCAGTCCCTCGGCGCCGACTTCTTCGTGTTCTCGGGCCACAAGATCTTCGGCCCGACCGGCATCGGGGTGGTCTACGGCAAGCGGGACGTGCTGGAGGACATGCCCCCGTGGCAGGGCGGCGGCAACATGATCGCCGACGTCACCTTCGAGCGCACCGTGTACCACGCACCGCCCACGCGGTTCGAGGCGGGCACAGGCAACATCGCCGACGCGGTGGGCCTGGGCGCGGCGCTGGAGTACGTGGAGCGCATCGGCATCGAGAACATCGGCCGGTACGAGCACCAGCTGCTCGGGTACGCGACGCACCATGTCAAGCCGATCCCCGGGGTGCGCCTCGTGGGCACGGCGGCCGACAAGGCGAGTGTGCTGTCCTTCGTGCTCGACGGCTACACCACCGAGCAGGTGGGGCAGGCGCTGAACGAGGAGGGCATCGCGGTGCGCACGGGCCACCACTGCGCGCAGCCGATCCTGCGCCGCTTCGGCCTGGAGACCACGGTGCGGCCGTCGCTCGCCTTCTACAACACGTGCGAGGAGGTGGACCGCCTCGTGGCCGTGGTGAAACGCCTGTCGGGCAACCGCCGCTGA
- a CDS encoding family 2A encapsulin nanocompartment shell protein, with amino-acid sequence MSDLQTASGQRALGDNAARQLANATKTAPVLSTISPRWLTHLLQWLPVEAGIYRLNTVRNPQDVQVLCAKRDEAELPSTFVDYEEQPREYFLNSVSTVLDVHTRVSDLYSSPHDQIKEQLRLTIETIKERQESELINNADYGLLASVHPDQIVYPLTGAPTPDDFDELLTKVWKEPAFFLTHPLAIAAFGRECTRRGVPPPTVSLFGSQFLTWRGIPLIPSDKVPVADGKTKVLLLRVGDKRQGVVGLYQPGLAGEQSPGLSVRFMGINRNAISSYLISLYCSLAVQTPDALAVLEDVEIGKYHEYPDTYK; translated from the coding sequence ATGTCGGACCTTCAGACCGCGAGCGGCCAGCGCGCCCTCGGCGACAACGCCGCCCGCCAGCTGGCCAACGCGACCAAGACCGCCCCGGTCCTGTCGACCATCAGCCCGCGCTGGCTCACGCACCTGCTGCAGTGGCTGCCGGTCGAGGCGGGCATCTACCGCTTGAACACCGTGCGCAACCCGCAGGACGTGCAGGTGCTGTGCGCCAAGCGTGACGAGGCCGAACTGCCGAGCACCTTCGTCGACTACGAGGAGCAGCCGCGCGAGTACTTCCTGAACTCGGTGAGCACCGTGCTCGACGTGCACACCCGCGTGTCGGACCTCTACAGCAGCCCGCACGACCAGATCAAGGAACAGCTGCGCCTGACGATCGAGACGATCAAGGAACGCCAGGAAAGCGAGCTGATCAACAATGCCGACTACGGCCTGCTGGCCAGCGTCCACCCCGACCAGATCGTCTACCCGCTGACCGGCGCTCCGACGCCCGACGACTTCGACGAACTGCTGACCAAGGTGTGGAAGGAGCCAGCCTTCTTCCTGACCCACCCGCTGGCCATCGCCGCGTTCGGCCGCGAGTGCACGCGCCGTGGCGTGCCGCCGCCCACCGTGAGCCTGTTCGGGTCGCAGTTCCTGACGTGGCGCGGTATCCCGCTGATCCCGTCCGACAAGGTGCCCGTCGCCGACGGCAAGACCAAGGTGCTGCTGCTGCGCGTGGGTGACAAGCGCCAGGGTGTGGTGGGCCTGTACCAGCCGGGCCTCGCGGGCGAGCAGAGCCCGGGCCTGTCGGTGCGGTTCATGGGCATCAACCGCAACGCGATCTCGTCGTACCTGATCTCGCTGTACTGCTCGCTGGCCGTGCAGACGCCGGACGCGCTGGCCGTGCTCGAGGACGTCGAGATCGGCAAGTACCACGAGTACCCGGACACCTACAAGTGA
- a CDS encoding helix-turn-helix domain-containing protein has product MSSDKNMGERFGAAVRRLREARGWSQEHLAGEAELNRSYMGEIERATAMPSLATAAKLAQALQVPLSHLIAHCEDPAAA; this is encoded by the coding sequence ATGTCGAGCGACAAGAACATGGGGGAACGCTTCGGGGCGGCGGTGCGCCGGCTGCGCGAGGCGAGGGGGTGGTCGCAGGAACACCTGGCGGGTGAAGCCGAGCTGAACCGCTCGTACATGGGCGAGATCGAGCGCGCCACGGCGATGCCGTCGCTCGCCACGGCCGCGAAGCTCGCGCAGGCGCTGCAGGTGCCGCTGTCGCACCTCATCGCGCATTGCGAAGACCCGGCCGCGGCCTGA
- the epsC gene encoding serine O-acetyltransferase EpsC — MTPGLADIVAQLRRARERWRDGQHRVREVGGRELPSREALSAIVAGLRGALFPMRLGPPDLRQDHEDFYVGHTLDTALGALHGQVQLELRHQARSGTEEAAATEARALEVVREFGAALPAIRELLDSDVLAAYRGDPAAHSVDEVLLCYPGIHAMIHHRIAHQLHGLGVPLLARIVAELSHGETGIDIHPGARIGPGFFIDHGTGVVIGETAEIGRDVRLYQAVTLGAKRFVTDEDGQLQKGGARHPIVEDEVVIYAGATILGRVTIGRGSAIGGNVWLTRSVPPGSRITQAQSREGDPDTGRTLL; from the coding sequence GTGACTCCGGGGCTGGCCGACATCGTCGCCCAGCTGCGCCGCGCCCGAGAACGCTGGCGCGATGGGCAGCACCGCGTGCGCGAGGTGGGTGGCCGCGAGCTGCCGTCGCGTGAAGCGCTGTCGGCCATCGTCGCCGGCCTGCGTGGCGCGCTGTTCCCGATGCGCCTCGGCCCACCCGACCTGCGCCAGGACCACGAGGATTTCTACGTCGGCCACACGCTCGACACCGCGCTCGGTGCGCTGCACGGCCAGGTCCAGCTGGAGCTGCGCCACCAGGCGCGCAGCGGCACGGAGGAGGCCGCGGCCACCGAGGCGCGGGCGCTGGAGGTGGTGCGTGAGTTCGGCGCCGCGCTGCCGGCCATCCGCGAACTGCTCGACAGCGACGTGCTCGCCGCGTACCGCGGCGACCCGGCGGCCCACAGCGTCGACGAGGTGCTGCTGTGCTACCCGGGTATCCACGCGATGATCCACCACCGCATCGCCCACCAGCTGCATGGGCTGGGCGTGCCGCTGCTCGCCCGCATCGTCGCCGAGCTGTCGCACGGCGAAACGGGCATCGACATCCACCCCGGCGCCCGCATCGGGCCTGGCTTCTTCATCGACCACGGCACCGGGGTCGTGATCGGCGAGACCGCCGAGATCGGCCGCGACGTGCGGCTGTACCAGGCCGTCACGCTGGGCGCCAAGCGCTTCGTCACCGACGAGGACGGCCAGCTGCAGAAGGGCGGCGCACGCCACCCGATCGTCGAGGACGAGGTGGTGATCTACGCGGGGGCCACGATCCTCGGGCGCGTCACCATCGGCCGGGGCTCGGCCATCGGCGGCAACGTGTGGCTCACGCGCAGCGTGCCGCCGGGCAGCCGCATCACGCAGGCGCAGTCGAGGGAAGGCGACCCGGACACCGGGCGCACGCTGCTGTAG
- a CDS encoding rhodanese-like domain-containing protein produces MTITADDIALHPVLERAREAARGIGLPYAGGIAPGEAWSLAQSGDAVLVDVRSAEERKFVGQVPGAVHVAWASGTALTRNPRFVRELEAKVKHEQVVLLLCRSGRRSALAAEAATKAGFAAAFNVLEGFEGELDGANHRGSADGWRFRGLPWVQE; encoded by the coding sequence ATGACGATCACCGCAGACGACATCGCCCTCCACCCCGTGCTCGAGCGGGCCCGCGAGGCCGCGCGAGGCATCGGCCTGCCCTACGCGGGTGGCATCGCCCCCGGTGAGGCCTGGTCCCTGGCGCAGTCCGGGGACGCCGTGCTCGTCGACGTGCGCTCGGCCGAGGAGCGCAAGTTCGTGGGCCAGGTGCCCGGTGCCGTGCACGTCGCCTGGGCGAGCGGCACGGCCCTGACGCGCAACCCGCGCTTCGTGCGCGAGCTCGAGGCCAAGGTGAAGCATGAACAGGTGGTGCTGCTGCTGTGCCGCAGCGGCAGGCGCTCCGCGCTGGCGGCCGAGGCCGCGACCAAGGCCGGGTTCGCCGCCGCCTTCAACGTGCTCGAGGGTTTCGAGGGCGAACTCGACGGCGCCAACCACCGCGGCAGCGCCGACGGCTGGCGTTTCCGCGGCCTGCCGTGGGTGCAGGAGTGA
- the recD gene encoding exodeoxyribonuclease V subunit alpha codes for MTPGIQMDAFDDLLPPERRPPLSGAEALEELHRWADAGWIRHLDHMFARFVAELSPHDPAPVLMAAALLVHMEGRGHTCLVIDDGIAKVADLLGWTGTQAEAWEAVAARLPRTAADWLDALRHSPVVGEGSGGSEPLVLSAGRLYLRRYWVDEQRVATQVSRRVSHHAPVDEAVARRWLDALFPPDDTFDWQKFACAVALRSRLSVITGGPGTGKTYTAARLLALLWAVDPAPARLRIALAAPTGKAAARLKQSISSALIELQGRVGDSLALSEWVGHLESARTLHSLLGARPGTRRLQHDAAHPLDVDVLLVDEASMVHLEMMASLLDALPPHARIVLLGDKDQLASVEAGAVLGDLCRGAEQGRYDAETLRYAEAVTGQVLPPAFATGGPPLAQQTVMLRRSRRFDGAIGQLALAVNDGDAARASALLRDRAHAAELGWPADPSATVAVRLAVDGYRGCFEAVRDGADPITVLTAFDRFRLLCAVRDGAWGVVDLNAAVQRALADAGLLRPSGEWYEGRPVMVTRNIAGSGVFNGDIGIALRVPGGALRVHFLEGDTVRSVGVSRLADVETAFAMTVHKSQGSEFEHTVLVLPEAPSRVLTRELVYTGITRARKRFTLVSGRERAFAEALAERTQRFSGLLDVLAEAVT; via the coding sequence ATGACCCCCGGCATCCAGATGGACGCGTTCGACGACCTGTTGCCGCCGGAGCGTCGGCCGCCGCTGTCGGGCGCGGAGGCGCTCGAGGAACTGCACCGCTGGGCCGACGCGGGCTGGATCCGCCACCTCGACCACATGTTCGCGCGCTTCGTCGCCGAGCTCTCGCCGCACGATCCCGCGCCGGTGCTGATGGCGGCGGCGCTGCTCGTGCACATGGAAGGGCGCGGGCACACGTGCCTCGTGATCGACGACGGCATCGCGAAGGTGGCCGACCTGCTGGGCTGGACCGGCACGCAGGCCGAAGCCTGGGAAGCGGTCGCCGCACGCCTGCCGCGAACGGCTGCGGACTGGCTCGACGCGCTGCGCCACAGCCCCGTGGTGGGCGAGGGGTCCGGTGGCAGCGAACCGCTGGTGCTGTCCGCGGGGCGGCTCTACCTGCGCCGCTACTGGGTCGACGAACAGCGCGTGGCCACGCAGGTGTCGCGCCGGGTGTCCCACCATGCGCCGGTCGACGAGGCCGTGGCCCGCCGCTGGCTCGACGCGCTGTTCCCGCCCGACGACACCTTCGACTGGCAGAAGTTCGCGTGTGCCGTGGCGCTGCGCTCGCGCCTGTCGGTCATCACCGGCGGCCCGGGCACGGGCAAGACGTACACCGCGGCCCGCCTGCTCGCGCTGCTGTGGGCCGTGGACCCGGCGCCCGCGCGGCTGCGCATCGCACTCGCGGCGCCCACGGGCAAGGCGGCGGCGCGGCTGAAGCAGTCGATCTCCAGTGCGCTCATCGAACTGCAGGGGCGGGTGGGGGACTCGCTCGCGCTGTCCGAGTGGGTGGGGCACCTCGAGTCGGCCCGCACGCTGCACTCGCTGCTGGGCGCACGCCCGGGCACGCGCCGGCTGCAGCACGACGCGGCCCATCCGCTCGACGTGGACGTGCTGCTGGTCGACGAGGCGTCGATGGTGCACCTCGAGATGATGGCGTCGCTGCTCGACGCGCTGCCGCCGCACGCGCGCATCGTGCTGCTGGGCGACAAGGACCAGTTGGCCTCGGTGGAGGCCGGCGCCGTGCTGGGTGACCTCTGCCGCGGCGCGGAGCAGGGGCGCTACGACGCCGAGACGTTGCGGTACGCCGAGGCCGTGACGGGCCAGGTCCTGCCGCCGGCGTTCGCCACGGGCGGCCCGCCGCTCGCGCAGCAGACGGTGATGCTGCGCCGCAGCCGCCGCTTCGACGGCGCCATCGGCCAGCTCGCGCTCGCGGTCAACGACGGCGACGCGGCCCGCGCGTCGGCGCTGCTGCGCGACCGCGCCCACGCGGCCGAACTCGGCTGGCCCGCGGATCCCTCGGCCACCGTGGCCGTGCGGCTGGCCGTCGACGGCTACCGCGGCTGTTTCGAGGCCGTGCGCGACGGCGCCGACCCCATCACCGTGCTGACCGCGTTCGATCGCTTCCGCCTGCTGTGCGCGGTGCGCGACGGCGCGTGGGGCGTGGTGGACCTCAACGCGGCGGTGCAGCGTGCGCTGGCCGATGCCGGGCTGCTGCGCCCGTCGGGCGAGTGGTACGAGGGCCGGCCGGTGATGGTGACCCGCAACATCGCCGGCAGCGGCGTGTTCAACGGCGACATCGGCATCGCGCTGCGCGTTCCCGGGGGGGCGCTGCGCGTGCACTTCCTGGAGGGCGACACCGTGCGGTCGGTGGGCGTGAGCCGCCTCGCCGACGTCGAGACCGCGTTCGCGATGACGGTGCACAAGTCCCAGGGCTCCGAGTTCGAGCACACCGTGCTCGTGCTGCCCGAGGCACCCAGCCGGGTGCTGACGCGGGAGCTGGTCTACACGGGCATCACGCGGGCGCGCAAGCGCTTCACGCTGGTGAGCGGGCGGGAGCGGGCGTTCGCGGAGGCGCTGGCGGAGCGGACGCAGCGGTTCAGCGGCTTGCTCGACGTGCTGGCCGAAGCGGTGACCTGA